A stretch of the Arachis stenosperma cultivar V10309 chromosome 6, arast.V10309.gnm1.PFL2, whole genome shotgun sequence genome encodes the following:
- the LOC130933215 gene encoding uncharacterized protein LOC130933215 isoform X3, giving the protein MIKDAWLTEAQEAINSLEDLETKLNLNFNSSDAESILVNIGVKLDRLESLLLNPPTRPILTNEDLDFRWKMLSDIQLRTRTLARSVSASLTCPNRPSNVPDIGSNDNTDRYNQDLMKTVYSQDQKELMKPLLYDDENRSQVENLFFVA; this is encoded by the exons ATGATAAAGGATGCGTGGCTTACAGAAGCCCAAGAGGCCATAAACTCTTTGGAAGACTTAGAGACCAAACTGAATCTCAATTTCAATTCCAGTGATGCTGAATCCATACTAGTGAACATTGGAGTGAAGCTCGATCGTCTTGAATCTCTGCTCCTTAATCCTCCCACTAGACCCATCTT AACTAATGAAGACCTGGATTTCCGTTGGAAGATGCTTTCAGACATTCAGCTAAGAACCAGAACACTCGCTCGTTCTGTTTCTGCATCATTAACATGCCCAAACAG GCCAAGCAATGTTCCTGATATTGGTAGCAATGATAACACTGACCGTTATAACCAAG ATTTGATGAAAACCGTATACTCCCAAGATCAGAAAGAGTTGATGAAACCTCTTCTT TATGATGATGAAAACCGAAGTCAGGTAGAG